TAGAACACCAGGCGCTTGCGGAACCGGACGTGTGCCAGCCACCAGCCGCCGCCGGCCCAGAACGCCAGGTAGGCGAGGTGGCCGACGATCGACCACTGTGGAGCGACACCGAGCGTCGCGGCCCGGCACAGGTCGACCCCGTGCCACAGCGGCGTCGCGTAGGCCACCCAGCGGAGCCCCACCGGCATGCTCTCGACCGGGAAGAAGACACCGGCGAACAGCGACATCGGCAGGACCAGGAAGCGGAACAGCAGGGCGAGGTAGCTGTCGGAGGTGATCGTGGAACTCCAGGCGAAGACCGGCGCCGCCACCGCGAGGCCGAGCAGCACGACGACCGGCAGCGCGGCCACCGCCCAGACCGAGTGCACCGCGCCGAACAGGGTGGCCACCAGCAGGAACGCGGCGGCCGACAGCGCCACCCGGAACAGCACGAACAACAGGTGGCCACCGAGCACGTCGCGGACCCGCAGTGGCGCCGCGGCCTGCGCGAAATAGATCTTGTGCCAGGCGAAGTTGCCCAGCACCGGCCAACTGCTCTCGCCGGCCGCGACCTGGAGGGCGGTCGAGGCGACCAGGCCGGGCACCACGTAGTCGAGGTAGGGCACGCCCGCCACGCCACCGTCGACATAGGCCCCGACGCCCACCCCGAAGCCGAGCATGGTCAGCAACGGCAGCAGGAACGAGCCCAGCACGGTGCCCCGCCAGGTGCGCCGGTAGCCGACCAGGTGGTATTCGAAAACGGCCAACGTCGCGGTTGTCATCAGTCGACCAGGGTCCGGCCGGTCAGGTGCAGGAAGACGTCTTCGAGGGTGCTGCGCCGCACCAGCACGCTGGCCGGCTGGAGCGCCCGCTCGTGCACCGTGGCCACCGCCGCGTCACCGTCGTCGACATAGAGCAGGACGCGGTCGGGCAGCGGCTCGACCCGCTCGCCGATGCCGGCCAGCTTGTCGACGAACAGCTCCTGCGACTCGGCGGCGAAGCGCAGCTCGACGACCTCGCGGGTCGAGTGTTGGGAGATCAGGTCACGTGGCGAGCCCTCGGCGACGATGCGGCCGCCGTCCATCACCACGAGCCGGTCGCAGAGCTGCTCGGCCTCGTCCATGTAGTGCGTGGTCAGCACCAGCGTCACGCCCTGGCGTTTGAGCCGGAACAGCCGCTCCCAGACCAGGTGGCGGGCCTGCGGGTCGAGGCCGGTGGTCGGCTCGTCGAGCAGCACCACCTCGGGCTCGTTGACCAGCGCGCGGGCGATCGTCAGCCGCCGTTTCATGCCGCCGGAGAGCGGCTCGACCTTGCTGCCGGCGCGCTCGGTGAGCTGCACGAACTCGAGCAGCTCGGCGGCCCGGGCGCGGGCCACCTTGCGCGGGATGCCGAAGAACCGGGCATAGGTGGTCAGGTTTTCGGCCACCGTCAGCTCGGGATCGAGGTTGTCGGTCTGTGGACAGACGCCGAGCCGCGCGCGGATCGCCGGGCCGTCGCGGGCCGGATCCATCCCGAGGATGCGCAGCGAGCCCTCGGTCACCGGCGAGACACAGCCGATCATGCGCATGGTCGAGCTCTTGCCGGCGCCGTTGGGACCGAGGAAGCCGAACGCCTCACCGGCCCGCACGGCGACGTCGATGCCGTCGACCGCGGTGAACCCACCGAAGCGTTTGACCAGCCCCGTCGCCTCGATGAGTGGCTTGCCGTCAGTCACAGGGGGACCCTAGCGACGGGGTACGACAAGCGACACCGGATATCGGCGCCCGCTGATGAGAAACGGTCAGAGGTCGCGGGGCGTGGTCGCCGCCTTGGCCTCCGCGACGAAGCTGCCGGTGGCCTCGACGACCTCCGGTGTCGACGTCTGCGTGCCGTGGTCGTAGCGCACCGACCACACCAGACCGTCGCGGCCGCGGACCTTGCGGGCCACCACCCGCACGCCGCCGCCGTCGACCGCGTGGTGCGAGCTGTAGGACACCGATCCGGTCACCCGGGCGCGCACCTGTTGCGGCACCTCGCGCGGCTCGACCAGCAGCACCGACCACGGCGGCAGATCGGCCACCACGTCATAGCCGGCACGCTGCTCGACCACCTCGGCCGGCGTCACGCTCAGCTCCCGCCCCGACCAGACCGCCTTGTGGATCTGGTGCCAGTCGAGCCGGTCACGCTCGGGCGCACGCAGGCCGCGGTCGGTGGCGACGACATAAGGGCCGGATTGGGTACGCGCCCACGCGATCACCCGCTCGCCGGAGTCGAGCGTGACTCCGGCGTCGGCCGGCAGCTTGGGCTGGCGCCGGAACAGGTCCCACAAACTCATCGCGCCGTCCTCACAGCCCGCCCGCCGCCTGCTCGCGCAGGGCCCGGGCGTGCTGCTCCAGGGAGAACAGCTCGCCGGCCAGGGCCAGGTATTGATCTTTGCTGGTGACCGGATTGATCCGCTGCACCTTGGACTTGAGCTCGCGGATCCGGGCGTCGGTGGCGCCCCATTGCAGGCGGGCCAGCAGCACCGAGACGTAGTGCGGGTCGGGGTCGGCGTCGCGCAGCAGCGGCTCGACGGCGAGCTCGCCGATCAGCGCCTTGCCGGTCAGGTCGCCACAGGCGTCGCGGACCCGCTCGATCCAGACCGCACCGCTGGTGCCGGTGACCGCGCCGCCGGCCTCGGCGATCGCCTCGCGCACGGTGCGCAACTCGACGGTCGAGTAGGCCTCTTCGCCGATCGCGTCGAACATCGGCCCGGCCAGCACCGGCACCTGGATCGCGAGCTTGAGCGTCTCGCGCTCGACCCGGGCCTGCGGGCTGTCGGTGCGCACCATGGCGGTGTTGGCCGCGGCGGTCGCGGTCGCCGCCGGCGCGGCCGCGCTGGCCACGGCCCGCTGCACCGGCTCGATCTCCATCCCGAGGTCGCCGGCGAGCTTTCGCACGTACTCCGGACGCTTCTCCCGGTCTTTGATCTTGGCCACGAGTGGTGCCGCCCGGCGCATGGCCTCGATCCGGCCGTCGACGGTGTCGAGATCGTATTTCTGGAGGATCTGGCGCAGGGCGAAATCGACCATCGGCTCGCGGCGCGCGACCAGGTCGCGAACAGCCAGGTCGCCCTTTGCCAGCCTGAGCTCGCAGGGGTCCATATTGTCCGGACTGACCGCGATGAACGTGCGGCCGACGAACCGTTGATCTTCTTCGAAGGCCCGCAGCGCGGCCTTCTGCCCGGCCGCGTCACCGTCGAACGTGAAGATGATCTCCCCGGCGAACGAGTCGGTGTCCATCAGCAGCCGGCGCAGCACGCTGATGTGGTCGCCACCGAACGCGGTGCCGCAGGTCGCGACCGCGGTCTTGACGCCGGCCAGGTGACAGGCCATCACGTCGGTGTAGCCCTCGACGATCACCGCGCGACCCTGCCGGGCGATCTCCCGTTTGGCGTGCTCGATGCCATAAAGCACGTGCGACTTCTTGTAGAGCGTCGTCTCCGGGGTGTTCAGGTATTTCGGGCCGTCGTCATCGTCGAAGAGCTTGCGCGCGCCGAAGCCGATGATGTCGCCGGACAACTCACGGATCGGCCAGACCAGCCGGCGGCGGAACCGGTCGATGAGGTTGCCGGAGCGCGCTTCGCGGGCCAGCCCGGCGGCGACCAATTCCTGGCCGCTGAAGCCGCTCTGCCGCAGGTGGCGGGTCAGCGGATCCCAGCCCTCGGGCGCGAAACCGCAGCCGAAGTCCTGCGCGGCGGCCCGGTTGAAGCCGCGCTGCGCGAGGAACTCGCGCGCCAGCCGGGCGCCGGGGGTCGTCAGTTGGCCGGAGTAGAAGTCGGCGGCGGCGGCGTGCGCGGCGACCAGGCGCTGCTTGACCCCTTGCTGCTGGGCCCGCATCGGGGCCGGCCCGCCCTCGATGTAGCGGAGCTGGATCCCGGCCCGGCCGGCGAGCCGCTCGACGGACTCGACGAACGTCAGGTGATCGACGTCCATCAGAAACGAGATCGCGTCGCCACCCTTGCCGCAACCGTGGCAGAAGAAGACATTCCGCCCCGGCGCGACCGTGAACGAAGGGGTCTTTTCGTCATGGAACGGGCACAAACCCTTGAGGTTGCCGCCACCGGCGCTCTTCAGCGTCACGTGCTCGGAGATGACATCCGCGATCGCGGTGCGCTCACGAACCAGCGCGATGTCTTCCTCGCGGATCCGGCCTGCCATGCGCTCCCCTCACACCTGTCCCCTTCCATCCTGCACTGCCGTGCGGATCTTGGTGGGGGTGGGTGTGCGCCGCTTCACGGCTATCCCGAGCAGGGGGCGTGACCGTCGGGGGGTCGGTCACGTCCCCTGTGTCTCCCACCACCGCAGCCCCTTGGCGGTACGTCAGCGAGGACTTCACGCTCGGTTATAAAAGAGCCTCCGCTCCGAATGCCACCCGGACATCCGCCAGGTGGCGCATGTCTGGAGAGCCAATTGCATACGTACGCCATTTCAGGGTGCGCACGTGCACCCCAATGTCCGCGCGCTGGCTGTTATCTCCGCCACCCGCGCAGACGAAGCTTTTGGTTGAGCGCTGGGGCCGCCAGCGCCGACGTGGCGGAGAAGGTGTCCCAATTGAGCATCCTGGGCCGTGGCGACGAGCACCTGCACTACAGCGACGCCTCACATCGCTGGGTGGCGCCACCACACATCGAGCAGAGCGTCTGGGAGGCGAGCCTCCGCGCCCACCTGGGTCGTCACCTGCTCACCATGGGCGGACGCGACGAGGTCGACCAGATCGACCTGCCGCGCGCCTATATCCCGCGACAGCGAGGCGCCTCCAAGCCGACCCCCGAGGCGCGGGTCACCAGGTCATGCCGCGCCGGCTGACTCTGGGTCGCGGGTACGGATCGGTGCCGGTCGGGCGATGGCTCGGCCGGCGCCGATCCACCACCGCGGGGCGCGCCTGCCGCCGCTGCGCATGTGGGGCAAGCCCACCCCGCCTCGGCGCCCTCCGCACCCACCGCCGCTTCGGCGGCTGGATCTGCACCTGCCGGCCACCGCGGCCGGGCATCCCCGGGCAGCGGGGAGCACCACCCCTCTGACCAGGTCTCCACGGACATGGAACTGACGCCACACCGGGCCGCCTCCTCCCGGTGTGGCGTCTCCATGTGCGGGGCCAACCTGAGCTGATCACTCGGGTCCGCGGTGGTCCGGACCGCTCCTCCCGCGAGAGACCGCTCCGCTGCCAGGCCCGCCGCGGTCCAACCAGAGACCGCGCGCCAGCCGCGCCGCCGGCGGAATCCGGCGAAAGCCGACCACGACTGCCGCACCCAACGCCCGCAGCGATTCCGCCGAAGCCCCGCCCACGAGCGCCCCGTTCGCCAGAGGACACGGTCGGCGGCCCGCGCCCAACTAGCCGGGCCCGGGGCGCTGCTCGCGGCGATCTGGGGCGACAGACATGGGGAATCGGAGATCAATCTCCCACATACGACGCCCCAGAGCGGGCGACGCAGGCTCCACGAGCGCCCGGCCGCGACGAGTGCGCATCCATAGCGAACCGGGATCGGTCCGGCGGACCCGAGGGATGGATTGTGGAATCAGCTCAGGACTTGGGTCGGATCGCGCGGTGGGTCCGGCAATGCCGCTCCTGATGCGCATCCAGGGCGGCGGATCTGTCGAACCGAAGATCAAACTTACAGATATGCCGCCCCAGATCGCCGCGCTCGGCAGTTGATCGCGTAGCGCGCGACAGCGTTTGGCCTACGGGGCCGCCCGGCCCGGGTCTCTGGCCGCGGCGATCTGGGGCGGCAGAGATGGGGAATCGGTGATCGAACTCCCACGTACGACGCCCCAGAGCGCGCAAAGCAGCTCGGCGAGCGCGGGCGCGACGAATGCGCATCCATCGCGGAACCGCGGTCGGTCCCGCGGACCTCTGGGATGGATTTCAGCTCACGACGTGGGTCGGATCGCGGTGGTGGGCCCGGCAATGCCGCGCCAGATGCGCATCTGGGGCGGCAGATCTGTCGAATCGGAGATCAAATCAGCAGATGTGCCGCCCCGGATCGCTCTACTGGACGACTGATGCCGCGCGGCTCACCGGCAGAGCGTGGCAAGGAACGCGCCGGCGTTCATCGACGCCGAGGCCCGCAGAGCGCGGGCTCGGGTTTGGCCGCGTGCACCGCGGAGCTGGCAAGGGAAGCGCTCCCCCGCGGGTAAGCGGGATCAGCTCACGACGTGGGTCAGGTCGCGTTGGCTGGCCTCGCGGGCGATGTCGGTGCGGGACTGGAGTTCGAGCTTCGCCAGGATGTGGGAGACGTGGGTCTGCACCGTGCGGCGGGAAAGGAACAGTTTGTCGGCGATCTGGGGGTTGGACATGCCCTGCGCGACCATGCCGGCCACCCGGTTTTCCGTCGGCGTCAGCGCTTCCCAACCGCGGCGGGCCTGGGCGTGCCGGACTCGCGGGCCGCGGCGGATGCCGAACTGGCGGAAGGTTGCCTGGGTGCGGGCGAGGTCCCACTCGGCGCCCAGCTTGGAATAAAGGGCGTAGGCGTCGGTGAACAGGTTGCGCGCCTCGGCCATGTCGCCGCGTTCGGCCAGCACCAGGGCGGCCGCCTCCAGGGCCTGTGCGCGCGGTAGTGGGCGGCCTGCGGCGCGGTAGCTGTTTGCCGCCTCTAGCAGGCCTGCCGGGTCGTTGTTCAGGAGGCTCAGGCAGTGTGCGGCCACGGCGCGGCGGTGTGGGACCGGGGAGTCGGTGCCCATGGCGACCGCGTGCTCGGTGATGGATTTGGCGTTGTGCTCGTCGCCGATGGCGATCGCCAACCGCACCGCGTCGGCCAGCAGATCGACCGTCTCTTCCTTGTCGGGCACGTCGGCCAGGCCCTTGAGCAGCACCTCAAGCGCGCTGTCGAGCTTTTCGTCGCGTTCCATGTGCAGGCTCTTCGCGATCGCGAAGGCGCGGCACATCCGGGCCTCTTCCTTGCCAAAGTAGCGCTCCGCCGCGCGTAGGTTGCGGTCGCTGCTCGCGTCGCCGCGGTGGAGTTGGATGGTTGCGGCGAAGGCGTGTTGGGCGCTGTCGGTGGTCGGGTTCTTCGAGACGTTGAGGGCCAGGTCGATCTCCACCAGCGCGTCGTCCCAGCGGCCCGACTCGAATAGCAGCTCGCCCAGCATGCTCTGGGCCTGGGCCCGCCGGAAGGCGTTGCCGGCGCGGTCGGCGGACTCGCGGACCTTCTGGGCGACCAGGATCGCCTCGTCGTAGCGGTCGAGCACGCCGAACGCGTTGGCCTGGTTGATCTGCAACAGCAAGCGCAGGTCGATCAGGGACGGGTCGCCCTCGGCCACCGCCAGGGCGCGTTCGTAGAGTGGCAGCGCGCGCTGGGACTCGCCCTTGACGCCGTAGAGGATCGTCTGGACGAACAGCGCCCAGCCCATGCTCCAGCGGTCGCCGGCCTCGGTGCCGGTCGCGAGCGCCTCGTCGGTTGCCGGGCCGGCCAGGTCGAGGTGGCCCAGTGCGAACTGGGCCCGCGCCACCAGGACGAGCAGCCGGGCGCGGTTGGCGCCGCGCAGGCCCGGGGCCTGGAGCGCGCTGCTCAGCAGCTCGAGCGACTCCTGGAACTTGCCGGCGACGGCGTTGCACTGGGTCAGCGTCCAGTGCAGGTCGACCAGGATCTCGGGGCGGGTGACGTTGACCAGCGCGCTGGTCGCGACCTCGGCGGCGCCGGCTGGGTCACCGACGCGGAAGAGCGCGTCGGCGAGCCGGCAGGCCAGCACGTCGTGCAGCGGTGCCTCGGCCGGTGTGCCGTCGAGGGCCCAGCGGAGCATCGGGATGGCGACCTTCGGAGCCTGGCCCACCAACTGCGGTGCGCACGACGCCAACCAGTTGACGACCCAGGCGTCGACCGGCGCGGGCCGATGGCCCTGCACGATCGTGGGGCGGAGCTGGCGGGCCACGCGTTCGGCCGGGGCGCCGTCTTCGGAGAGCGCGCGGGCGGCGTCGCGGTGCCACGCCGCCCGGACCGGCACCGGCATGCTGTTGTAGAGGCACTCGCGGATCAGCGGGTGGCGGAAGGCCATCTCGGTGCCGTCTTCGACGACGACACCGGTCAGGATCGCCTCGTCGAGGATCGGCAGCAGGTCGGCGAGCCTTCGGCCGGACACGACCGCCAGCTCGCGGACGGAGAAGTCGAGGCCGAGCAACGCGGCGACCCGCAACACCTCGCGCGCCGGTGCCGACAGGAACTGGAGCCGGTCGGAGATGGCGGCGGACAGCGAGGTCGGCGTGGTCTCCTCGGGCGCCTCGACGAGGTCTTCGGTGCGGATCAGCGTGCCTTTGCGCGCCAGCACGTCGACCAGCTCGGTGAGGTAGAGCGGGTTGCCGCCGGCGCTGGCCGCCAGGTCCATCAGGTGGGCGCCGGGCGTGCCCTCGACCAGCTGGGTGACGAACTCGCCCACCGCGTCGGCGTCGAGGTGGGTCAGCTTCAGCAGGTTGGGCTCCACCGCCCGGCGGAGGGCCAGCAGGTCGTCGCGGCGCGGCACCGGGCGGGTCAGGCCCACCAGCAGCAACGGGAGCTGGTCGACGCCACGGATCAAACGGCCGAGGGTCATCACGGTGGCCGGGTCTGCCCACTGGAGGTCGTCGACCACGAGCAGGACCGGCGAGCTGGCGCAGAGGCTCTGGATCAGATCGCGCATCTGCTCGGCGGCGGCCGGGATGACGTCGGTGCGGGTGCCGACACCGGGATCGGCGCGCAACATCTCGGCGATCCGCTGGTGGTCGGTGCCGGAAACGCCCGCCCGGGACGAGAGCGCCTCGAGCAGCGGCAGCAACGGGAACGCCTGGCTGAGCTCGTCGCAGAGGGCCCAGACGGCCTGGACACCGGCGGCGCGGGAGTAGGTGGTCACCGCGCGCAACAATGTGGTCTTGCCGATGCCGGGCTCGCCCTCGACCAGGACTGCCTTGCCACGGCCGGCGCTGAGGTCATCGACGAGCTGTCGCATGACCTCCATCTGCCGTTGACGACCGATGGGACTTGCCGGGACCGGCAACTCGGTCACCGCGACCCCTCCCTCTGCGCCGTGTTTCGGCCCATTAGTCGGCAAGCAAGAAATCAGCCGTTTCTGGTGATTACGGTCATGAAATTGCAGATTGCATGTCGAATGACAAGACAAAACCGATGAAAAATAAGCAAAGCGGCAATCCAGGTGACTTTCGGCTAGGTGGCGAAGAGCCAACTATCCGTAACTGAGTCGTCACCGTGAGCTTGTCTCGGAACTGAGTCGCGAGCAATACTTCCTTACCTGGCCAGGGCGCGCTAACTGTCCTATTAGGAGCTTGCCATGAATGCACAGCGCAGACTCCCAGCCCTGTTCGCCAGAGCCCTGGCCACAGGAGCTATCGTCGTCGGCCTTGCCGCCGCGGCTTTCGGTGGAGCATTTGCCACCTCAGCGGCATCTCACTTTTCCGCCGGAGGATCAACCACCTCCTACATCTCCCAGATGTGGCACGACCTGTAATTCTGCACCGCTCACGCCTGCACCGGAAGAGTCTTATCGACGTCAGCGGGGTCGAGCCGCTGACCATGTTCCACACAGGGGTAAGGGCCGGCCAATCCCCATCTACTATGGGCGGCGGCAACCTTTGATCGAATCGGCGCCTGCGGAGGCCGATCGTTCTAAGGTTGCCGCCGCTCACAGCTTTGTGGGGCGGCCGGTTGGCACGGGAACCAGCCTCCGCGCAAGTCGCCACCGAGACATCAGCCACCTGGCGGATATGAAGGTCGAAGGCACGTGCCGCACACCCTGACCGATCGGGAGCTCAACCGGACGCTCCTGCACCGCCAGCTGCTGCTGGACCGCTCCCAGGCCGCGTTGCCCCAGGTGCTGGAGCTGATGGCCGGCCTACAGGCCCAGTACTCCCCCGCCATTTACCTCGGCCTCTGGTCCCGCGCCGAAGGCGTCGAGCGACCGGCCGTGACCCAACTGCTGCACGACCGCGAGATCATCCAGGGCACCCTGCTGCGGGCCACCATCCACGCGGTCAGCAAGCGCGACTACTGGCCCTGGGCGTTGGCCATCCGGGAGGCCCGCCGCGCCATGGCGTTGCGGTCGTTCAAGCCGGCGCCGACGCACGAAGAACTGGAAGAGGTCGCCGCCACCCTGCGCGCGGCCCTCGCCGACGGTCCGCTCAAGCAGCGCGAGATCGACCAGCTGATCGGCGCCGACCACCGTCGCCTGATCGGCCTGTGGCTGGACATGGTGCGGCAACCCCCGAGCGGCACGTGGGAGCGGCGCCGGGCCGACCTCTACACCCTCGCCGACGACTGGGTCGGGCCACCGGAGGGCACGGCCGAGGAGGGCCTCGTCCACCTGGTGCGCCGATATCTGACGGGATTCGGCCCCGCGACCCGCAAGGAGATCGCCACCTGGGCCGGCGTGCCGGTCGCCGCCGTCGGCACCGCGCTGTCCGAGCTGGACACGACCGGCTACCAGGCGAAGGACGGCACCGAGCTGGTCGACCTCGCGGGCGGACCGATCGCCGACGGCGACGCGGACGCACCACCGCGATTCCTGCCCAACTGGGACGCATCGCTGCTGGTGCACGCCCGCCGCTCGGGCATCCTCCCGGAGGAGTTCCGGCCCCGGATCTTCCACGTCCGGGCACCGCAGTCGTTCGCGGTGTTCCTCGTCGACGGCGCCGTCGCGGGCACCTGGAAAGCGGTCGACGGCAAGCTCGAATACGACGAGTTCCGCCCGCTCACCACGACGGAGCGCGAGCGGCTGCACGCGGAAGGCGAGCGGCTCGCCGATTTCCACGCCTAACCCCTAAGGTCGACCGGGTGCGAACGATCCGCGCGACCGCCGTACCCCTGCTGCTCGTGCTGTTGATCTCTGCTTGTGGGCAGGGCCAACCGGAGCAGACGCAGGCCGCCCGGCAACAGCCGGCACCGACCGGCTCAGCCGCCGCGCCCACGCCGACCCCGGGTAAGGACGGCATCGGCCGCGGCCCCACGCCGAAGCCGCCGGCCAAACCGGCCAGTTTCGGCAACCCGGGCGGCAAGGCGTCGATTCCGGCCGAGGCCCGCGCGGAGAACACCAGCAAACCCAACCGGAAGATCGGCACGGGTACGAAGGCCAGCTGCACGTCCGACGCCGTCGTGAAGGCGGTCGCGGCCGGCGGGATCATCACGTTCAACTGTGGGCCCGACCCGGTCACCATCACGATGACCGCCACCGCGAAGATCAAGAATGCCAACGGTCCGAAGATCGTGCTCGACGGCGGCGGCCGGGTCACGCTCAGCGGTGGCGGCAAGCGCCGGATCCTCTACATGAACACGTGCGACGAGGCGCAGGGCTTCCTCACCTCGCACTGCCAGGATCAGGACAGTCCGCGGCTGACCGTGCAGAACCTGACGTTCACCGGCGGCAACTCGACCGGCGACAAGACCGAGGGCGGTGGCGGCGGCGCCATCTTCGTCCGCGGCGGCCGGTTCAAGGCGGTCAACACCAAGTTCGTCGACAACCGCTGCGACGCGAGCGGCCCCGACCTCGGCGGCGCGGCGATCCGGGTGCTCAGCCAGTTTCACGGCGAGCCGGTCTACATCGTCGGCAGCACGTTCCAGGGCGGTGTGTGCTCCAACGGCGCCGCGCTCTCCAGCATCGGCGTGTCGTGGGTGGTGCTCAACAGCGTCTTCCGCAACAACAAGGCGATCGGCAACGGCGCCAATCCGGCCCGCGACGGCTCGCCGGGCGGCGGCAGCGGCGGCGCGATCTACCTCGACGGCAACCTGTTCACGCTCCGCATCGCCGGCTCGGTCGTGCAGGACAACACGGCCAAAGAGGGCGGCGGCGGGGTGTTCTTCGTGAGCAACGACCGCACCGGCACGATGCGCGTGGAGAACACGACCTGGAAGGGCAACAAGAGCGCCGGCTTCGAGACCAGCGGCTTCCCGGGCATCTTCTTCCTGGGCGCCCGCCCGCCGACGGTGAGCGGCCCGTCGCTGAAGCGGTGACGATCCCTTTCGACGCGGCCGCCTATGAGGAGCGGGTCCGCAGCGGGCCGTGCTTCATCTGCGCGATGCTGCGCGGGGACCCTGATTATCAACACCACATCGTGTACGCGGATGAGCTGTGCATCGCGTTCCTCAACCGCTATCCGCCGTTGCTCGGCTACACGCTCGTGGTGCCGCGCGCGCATGTGGTCGACGTGACCGGCGACCGCGCCCTGTTCCGGCACGTCACCGACGTGGTGCACGACGTGGCCGAGGCACTCAAGCGGGTCGTGCCGACCGAGCGGGTCTACCTGATGTCGCTCGGCTCGCACCAGGGCAACGCACACGTGCACTGGCACGTCGCCCCACTGCCGCCGGGCATCCCCTACGCGGAGCAGCAGTTCGAGGCGGTGCGGAGCAGCCGCGGCATTCTGCCGGTGACCGACGCGGAGCAGGCCGCCCTGGCCGCCAGGCTGCGGTCGGCCATCCGCCCTTGATGGACGGAACACCACGGGCGTAGCATCGCGTTCAGGTTTTGAACGTGTTCAACTCGATGCTCGGGGGCGGCTGTGATCTACGTCGAGACCGTCATCCACACCGACGTCGCGCGGGTGTGGCGGCACACCCGCAACCCGGCCCTGCACGCCCGCTGGGACGTGCGCTTCACCCGGATCGACGGCCTGACCGAAGCCCCGGGTGGCCCGGTCAGGTTCCGCTACCGG
This genomic interval from Asanoa ferruginea contains the following:
- a CDS encoding HIT family protein; amino-acid sequence: MTIPFDAAAYEERVRSGPCFICAMLRGDPDYQHHIVYADELCIAFLNRYPPLLGYTLVVPRAHVVDVTGDRALFRHVTDVVHDVAEALKRVVPTERVYLMSLGSHQGNAHVHWHVAPLPPGIPYAEQQFEAVRSSRGILPVTDAEQAALAARLRSAIRP
- a CDS encoding ABC transporter permease encodes the protein MTTATLAVFEYHLVGYRRTWRGTVLGSFLLPLLTMLGFGVGVGAYVDGGVAGVPYLDYVVPGLVASTALQVAAGESSWPVLGNFAWHKIYFAQAAAPLRVRDVLGGHLLFVLFRVALSAAAFLLVATLFGAVHSVWAVAALPVVVLLGLAVAAPVFAWSSTITSDSYLALLFRFLVLPMSLFAGVFFPVESMPVGLRWVAYATPLWHGVDLCRAATLGVAPQWSIVGHLAYLAFWAGGGWWLAHVRFRKRLVF
- a CDS encoding ABC transporter ATP-binding protein; the protein is MTDGKPLIEATGLVKRFGGFTAVDGIDVAVRAGEAFGFLGPNGAGKSSTMRMIGCVSPVTEGSLRILGMDPARDGPAIRARLGVCPQTDNLDPELTVAENLTTYARFFGIPRKVARARAAELLEFVQLTERAGSKVEPLSGGMKRRLTIARALVNEPEVVLLDEPTTGLDPQARHLVWERLFRLKRQGVTLVLTTHYMDEAEQLCDRLVVMDGGRIVAEGSPRDLISQHSTREVVELRFAAESQELFVDKLAGIGERVEPLPDRVLLYVDDGDAAVATVHERALQPASVLVRRSTLEDVFLHLTGRTLVD
- a CDS encoding winged helix DNA-binding domain-containing protein, yielding MPHTLTDRELNRTLLHRQLLLDRSQAALPQVLELMAGLQAQYSPAIYLGLWSRAEGVERPAVTQLLHDREIIQGTLLRATIHAVSKRDYWPWALAIREARRAMALRSFKPAPTHEELEEVAATLRAALADGPLKQREIDQLIGADHRRLIGLWLDMVRQPPSGTWERRRADLYTLADDWVGPPEGTAEEGLVHLVRRYLTGFGPATRKEIATWAGVPVAAVGTALSELDTTGYQAKDGTELVDLAGGPIADGDADAPPRFLPNWDASLLVHARRSGILPEEFRPRIFHVRAPQSFAVFLVDGAVAGTWKAVDGKLEYDEFRPLTTTERERLHAEGERLADFHA
- the dnaG gene encoding DNA primase; the protein is MAGRIREEDIALVRERTAIADVISEHVTLKSAGGGNLKGLCPFHDEKTPSFTVAPGRNVFFCHGCGKGGDAISFLMDVDHLTFVESVERLAGRAGIQLRYIEGGPAPMRAQQQGVKQRLVAAHAAAADFYSGQLTTPGARLAREFLAQRGFNRAAAQDFGCGFAPEGWDPLTRHLRQSGFSGQELVAAGLAREARSGNLIDRFRRRLVWPIRELSGDIIGFGARKLFDDDDGPKYLNTPETTLYKKSHVLYGIEHAKREIARQGRAVIVEGYTDVMACHLAGVKTAVATCGTAFGGDHISVLRRLLMDTDSFAGEIIFTFDGDAAGQKAALRAFEEDQRFVGRTFIAVSPDNMDPCELRLAKGDLAVRDLVARREPMVDFALRQILQKYDLDTVDGRIEAMRRAAPLVAKIKDREKRPEYVRKLAGDLGMEIEPVQRAVASAAAPAATATAAANTAMVRTDSPQARVERETLKLAIQVPVLAGPMFDAIGEEAYSTVELRTVREAIAEAGGAVTGTSGAVWIERVRDACGDLTGKALIGELAVEPLLRDADPDPHYVSVLLARLQWGATDARIRELKSKVQRINPVTSKDQYLALAGELFSLEQHARALREQAAGGL
- a CDS encoding helix-turn-helix transcriptional regulator, encoding MTELPVPASPIGRQRQMEVMRQLVDDLSAGRGKAVLVEGEPGIGKTTLLRAVTTYSRAAGVQAVWALCDELSQAFPLLPLLEALSSRAGVSGTDHQRIAEMLRADPGVGTRTDVIPAAAEQMRDLIQSLCASSPVLLVVDDLQWADPATVMTLGRLIRGVDQLPLLLVGLTRPVPRRDDLLALRRAVEPNLLKLTHLDADAVGEFVTQLVEGTPGAHLMDLAASAGGNPLYLTELVDVLARKGTLIRTEDLVEAPEETTPTSLSAAISDRLQFLSAPAREVLRVAALLGLDFSVRELAVVSGRRLADLLPILDEAILTGVVVEDGTEMAFRHPLIRECLYNSMPVPVRAAWHRDAARALSEDGAPAERVARQLRPTIVQGHRPAPVDAWVVNWLASCAPQLVGQAPKVAIPMLRWALDGTPAEAPLHDVLACRLADALFRVGDPAGAAEVATSALVNVTRPEILVDLHWTLTQCNAVAGKFQESLELLSSALQAPGLRGANRARLLVLVARAQFALGHLDLAGPATDEALATGTEAGDRWSMGWALFVQTILYGVKGESQRALPLYERALAVAEGDPSLIDLRLLLQINQANAFGVLDRYDEAILVAQKVRESADRAGNAFRRAQAQSMLGELLFESGRWDDALVEIDLALNVSKNPTTDSAQHAFAATIQLHRGDASSDRNLRAAERYFGKEEARMCRAFAIAKSLHMERDEKLDSALEVLLKGLADVPDKEETVDLLADAVRLAIAIGDEHNAKSITEHAVAMGTDSPVPHRRAVAAHCLSLLNNDPAGLLEAANSYRAAGRPLPRAQALEAAALVLAERGDMAEARNLFTDAYALYSKLGAEWDLARTQATFRQFGIRRGPRVRHAQARRGWEALTPTENRVAGMVAQGMSNPQIADKLFLSRRTVQTHVSHILAKLELQSRTDIAREASQRDLTHVVS